A window of Magnolia sinica isolate HGM2019 chromosome 13, MsV1, whole genome shotgun sequence genomic DNA:
ccattgaggagctGATGTGGTCGTTGTAAGTTCATAagcaacgaatgcaaaagaatgccagttccatggcgatggaacaagctttggacTTGCGCCACAAGTCTCCTGCTTACATGATTCCACAAGGCTCTTGACACGATCAACACCCTTAAACAAGGGTTGGATGATTCCGCAAGGCTGcctttgaaggggagtgttgcaATAGATTTATTTCTTAGATTTTTTCTATGTTTAGCTGCCCCTGGGAACCATCTAGAGAGGGATATTTTCAATCATTTCACATGAGGTGAAAGCCTACAAAAAAGCAGCCTTATAAACGTTTCCATCATTCCAAGTTCAGCAAAAACAAAAACAGTTtttctctccttcatttttcaatttctgTTTCATAGTGGCTGTAGCCATACGTTAAAAGAGAGTGGGTTTTTAAACCCAATAACATGGTTCTCGTCACGTTGAGGATGGTGTGGTTTTTTCGTTTCACAATTCCATTCTGCTATGGCGTGTAGGCTGCAATGTGTTGCTGCTTGATTCCTTGTTCCCTGCAATAATCTCGAaatgcatttgaggtgtactcccccacctctatcagatctAAGGACCTTGATTTTATGACCACTTTCATTTTCAAATCGAGCTTTGAAACTTTTAAAGgcagtaaaagcagcagacttttCTTTAATACAGTACACctacaattttctactgaaatcattgatgaaggtaataaaatatttattacctccaagagagggtgGATCTAATGGTCCACAAATGTCAGTGTGAACTAGTTGTAGTGGCTCCTTTGCTCTTTGGGACACTCCACTTGGAAATGAGTTCCTTTACTGCTtgccaagtgtgcacgcctcacacacatgttttgGAGTTTCAATAATGAGCAAACCATGTACCATGCTTGATGATGACAGGAGTTTAAGGCCATTAAAATTTAGATGGTCAAACCGAAAATACCACTTCCATGAATCATTATTTGTGCTTCCATAAAAACATTTCTCGAGCCTTGTGTTAATATGGAGCGGGAACATTCTATTCTTCGCCATTTAGACTTGCGCCACAAGTCTCCTGCTTGCATCTTTCAATGGCATAactgagttctccatgtgtactATATACCCTTTTTCAAGGAGTTGTCCAAGACTAAGTATGTtgcttttcatgttgggtacatAATACACATTAGAGATGAATTGTTGCTCACCATTTTTTtggtaaattttaattttacctTTACCTCTCACCAgagtttttgatgagtctccaaacgttatATCACCAtaaactccttctgtgagttccacaaaaaGTTTCTTGTCACCGCACATGTGATTGCTTGCACCCGTGTCAAGATACCATACATTCTGCTGATCACtgcctttctcttgtgcaaggagagtGTAGAGCTTTCTTATTCATGGCttgatgcttcggcatagttggatcgCTCGTTTTGATTCACCAGCTTGCTCcaacaatcagatgcatagtggtcaagcttgttgcaattatacCATTGGATGTTCCTTGTACTTCCCCGTCTACGCATCGATCTgtctctaccatttcctcttccacggaaattgatatttttctgctcgttttggccatggctttgttggtatccgcgccctctgcctcttgcgcaAATGCTTACAACATGTCCACCACGTTGTAAACTTCCACGTCTGCCATTATGATAATTTAGAatcaatcttgactccaaagcttgttccatcacCATAGAACTggcattcttttgcattcgttgctcatgaacttgcaacaaCCCCATCagctcctcaatggagagttttttaatattttttgattcttcgatcgccacaaccacatacTTAAACTTGGTTGtcagggatcgaagtatcttttcaataacttgGACATCTTCAACCTTCTCATCATTTCTTTTTAGGttattgacagttacaagcaatcgcaaaaaataatcagtaatattctcacATTCCTTTATGTGAGTCGCTTCGAACTCAACTCTAAGGGTTTGGAGCCGAACCCTCTTGACATGATCAACACCCTTAAAGATGGTGTTAAGGTTCTCTCGTGCTTGCTTACATGATGTCGCTTCGGTGATCTGTTCAAAGGTAAAATCATCCGACCCTTAACAGATGAGGAAAATAGCattcttatctttctttctttgatcCTTGAGATTGGTTTTTTGTTTGGCAATGTAGGCGGCTTTTTGCTCCGTTTTGGACTCTTTGTACTCGTCTGTGATGATCTCCTAAAGATCTTGAGATTCGAACAAGACTTTCATTTATATGCACCAGTTTTCGTAGTTGTCCTTAGACAACTTGGGTATTTGAGGTTGTATTGTACttgttattttaaaatatttcaatataaaTAGTGAAATGATATATGCTACTAGAACTTACAAGAGTTCAAAGACCGTCTACCACTTGAgatgatgaaaaaagaaaaaactaatagattttagaaatctaaaaatatGGACACTTTGATGATGGTAAtggattctcaaggttgatcaaTAACTTGCTTCTGTTGGAATGTGCTGAGATTGACAgtgataggaaaaaaaaataattcagccTCTTTCtcatggttgaattttttttatttttgttatttgttgGGTATTTCAGACCCAAAACAAGGAGTAGAAATTGATGGTACAGGGAACTCGCTTTTTGCTAATGAGGCCCAAAGATCAGCAAGCTCTGATACTAGTTTGTTGGGTTTAAAAACTCACTCTTCTAACGTGTGGCTGCAACCACCATGaaacagaaaatgaaaaatgaaagagagagaaaaactaTTTTTGTTTTTGCTGAACTTGGAATGATGAAAACGTTTATAAGACTGCctttttataggctttcacatTATGTGAAATGACTGAAAATACCCCTCTCTAGATGgttcctaggggtagctaaacaTAGAAAAAATCTAAGAAATAAATTTATTGCAATCTTAACACAGCCAGCACGCACGGTTTAGACACAGTTTCTACACGGTTTTGGACTTGCTAGAATCCACCGTTTCCAACAAAAAGTATACCTGGAAATTCAACACCAAACTCAAATACTCATTGTTTTGTAGGCTTTTCAATCATTTCAAATCGAATTGAAAGGAACCAAATGGATGGTGGTACATGCTATATTAAAATTGTGTAACTCCCAACACCCGCATCTCAGAGTTGCAAATACTACCAGTCTACAAGTAACTGTACCTCTGCCAAGATCATCAGGATCAGCATGAACAACGACAGCCCTTCCTAGTATTGAATGCGGCCCGCTTAGAGGAATCTACAAATTGGAATAAACGAGCAAACCAATCAAAACTACAAATTATTATCCATCATAAAAAGGATTCAGAACACCAATTTAAAGTTTCAAACACACTGGGTCTGAACTATCCCACCTGCATATCCATCAGACGAACTTCAGCTACTCCTAAAACAAGCATTTTCAACCACAGTTAGAGAATTGcaaaaaaaagaaacagaaaaataaaacaaagagtttattataaaagaaaaaaggaaaacaccATCTTGTCCAGCAACTATGTTTCCCAGGTCACCCGCGTGCCGTTCTTGGTCAGTGGGAGCTCCATGATTCTTCTTCAATGGATTGAAGTGAGGACCTgtgacaagaaaaataaaaaacaagctTGAACCAGAACgaaaaatacatttaaaaacataaaaaataagcaaaaataaaattttcagctTAATAAACAGACACGGAGAAATGGTTTTCAGGAAGCCATTAAACCCCATTTCATCACTCAAGCCACTCGCCAAAACCATGGAGAAAGTggcgaaaaatcaaattttcaactCGATGAATCAATAGAAAGAGATGAAGAAATGGCACCCAGCAGCAGATATCAAACCAAAAGCTGAGAAAATTGAGTGAAACGCAAAATTATCGAAATTTCAGCTTGAAATGGAAAATGATTTTTAGGAACCCATCAAAAACCATGCGCAGATGTTAAACGAGaaggtattaaaaaaaataaaaataaataaataataaataatcaaatttcCCATGGAAAATATCAAACCAGAACCCAGTAAATTGGGGGAAAAAAGGGTGCGGAAACCGAAATTTCAGCATGATGAATAGAAAAAGATAGaaattgagaaatgggttttaaCAAACCAGTGGAATTGCATCCGTTGGTGGTGTCGCCGAGCGCATGAATATGGAATCCATGGAGGCCCGGAGAGAGGCCTGTGATCTTCCCAATGACATGGGTGGCTCCTGTAATTCCAAAGAGATTTATCTAGAATCGCTTGTATGGAAATCCAAACAAAGAAATGGAGAGATGGGTTttgaagggggagagagagagagagagagtaaccgTTGATATCCTGGACGAACTGAAGAGAGCCTCTGATGCTTCTGTTGTCGCCGGTGATGATAGCCACGGCCTTGAGAGCTCCAGCAGCTGCCATTGAAGCCTGTTTGGCTGCCTCTTCCTGAAACAAAGTTCGGTTTGTGTCTATCGACATTCAGATATGAGAAATCGTTTCAGAGAGAGATAAATTCGAGATGAGAAATGCCACATGGCACGTCCAGCTGGCTGCTATCCGggctgttcatcatgtgggctccaccttatCTGTCCCCTATATCAGGCTGGTCcggtcatcaaggtgggccacgtgggaTGGAAGACAAAAGGACGTCTACATGTGGTCCACTAGACAATTGGTCCGGCACACAGTACGTGTGGGCGTTCAttggggcgcggcttcggtgggtGGACCCCGGAcagtggggccaaccgtgatctatctgactacatccacgccgtccatccgtattgaaaggtCATTTTAGTGCAGATTCAAATTACAGATGGactagtacaggaaacagtggtacttgaccgttaaaatcttccggtgcgccacaaaagctttggatcaagattatattcgtgcgttctcttcatttaggtctctgTACATTCCGGTGGAATTCATGAAAAAtttaatagtggggattcaatcaagactgtttcccgtggcgtggtccacctaaaattggGTCAGCTTCAATTTTTGggatccctaaaatgagctgtaaaaatgtttggacggtgtggatttaagtcaaatacatcactgtgagccccacagtcagggatcccacccacgaAGCCGCGCCCCGCTCATTAGTCCGACCTAATTTCCTGGACCCACTTGACGAAGGGGCAGATTTCGCCCACATGTATGCAGCATTTACACGTGTTATGGATAGACCCACTCGCTAGCAGCCTTTCCCTACGCAAGTTGGAGAGAGCCCGTGAAACAAaaacctctgtgggcccactgcgATGCATTTGCGCCATCCTATCCGTCCATCATTTACTCCATGCCAgccagaaaaaaaagaaaaaaaaaaaaaaaaaagaggctaaaCCCTATCTAAACTCCAGtaagccacaccataggaaacagcgagAATCATTACTACCGAAAAATCCTGGTGTGCCCATCCCTTCATCTTGGTTTtgtatgaagaggttggatggcttataaacatcacgatgggcccagaaagttttcaatggtggatgtcccatTCCCACTGttccttatggtgtgggccatttaCGCGTTGCATCGCCGTACGTTGGGCTTATTACCCGACATGATATGTTGAGTGGTTACAAATGATGTACGGAGTTATGtgtgtcaacgggccgggccgaATTTTGTTTATGCCCGACCGGGCCCGTGAAGGACCAACATATTCCTGCCTAAGCTCAACCCGACATGTTTATGCCGGGCCCGAGTCTGAATGAGAGAGAGACGGGGAAGAAGATTAGGATTTTACAGAGTGATATTGGGCCATCTTGCTCATGGGGAACGTGTCTCCTGGCCTGTAAGAGAGAGAAGTCCGTggaaaggagagaaggaagattAGAGAGATCAGAGGTTTGAGAGATGAGCTCCTGCTATCTGACGTGGTCATGGCAGAAAAGAGGGttatgagagagacagagagagatggaGGGTTGGGTTCGTGCAGGGTGAGAGAGTTGCCGTGTAGAGAGGAAAAGGGCAGCGGAATGTGATGACACATGGACATACCTGTTGCACGACGTGGCTCAAGATCCGTTAGGCCTaccgtaatgtatttgttttatccacgccgtgaaTCCGTCTTGTAGCTCATTTTagaaatgggacgcggattacctgcgAACGCCTTTCGCAgtaagttcctgcactgggaacccaggtgcgaaacgctttagcaggaaatccgcgtcccccaccgttaaaaatttctctGGATCAAccttacatttgtgttttcccttcctcaTCCAGATTTGTTTGACTTtaaaaacaggttggatggctaataaaacatcacggtgtaccctaagaagtt
This region includes:
- the LOC131222640 gene encoding superoxide dismutase [Cu-Zn] 2-like, translating into MTTSDSRSSSLKPLISLIFLLSFPRTSLSYRPGDTFPMSKMAQYHSEEAAKQASMAAAGALKAVAIITGDNRSIRGSLQFVQDINGATHVIGKITGLSPGLHGFHIHALGDTTNGCNSTGPHFNPLKKNHGAPTDQERHAGDLGNIVAGQDGVAEVRLMDMQIPLSGPHSILGRAVVVHADPDDLGRGGHELSKTTGNAGARIGCGIIGLQSAV